A single Cucumis melo cultivar AY chromosome 4, USDA_Cmelo_AY_1.0, whole genome shotgun sequence DNA region contains:
- the LOC103502982 gene encoding uncharacterized protein LOC103502982 has protein sequence MAQFTAHSRVKLLLNGDGLPCGSESKDRFRYKLRSVRARRFPLSAPSSSTSSTSALRKSTQHAAEVRVGVRDESVTGGDDAIVGFDYDYEFESDDLACFRGLVLDISYRPVNVVCWKRAICLEFMEKADVLEYYDQTVNSPSGSFYIPAVLRVPHLLQVVKRRRIKNSLSRKNILYRDNYTCQYCSSHESLTIDHVLPISRGGEWTWENLVAACVKCNSKKGQKTVEEANMKLKKTPKAPKDYDILAIPLTSTAIKMLKLRKGTPEEWRQYLSSEQ, from the exons ATGGCGCAATTCACTGCACACAGTCGAGTTAAGTTGCTGCTTAACGGAGACGGTTTACCATGCGGTTCAGAATCCAAAGATCGGTTCAGATACAAGCTCAGATCAGTACGAGCTCGCAGGTTTCCTCTCTCTGCTCCCTCTTCTTCTACATCATCTACTTCAGCTTTGAGGAAATCCACTCAGCATGCTGCCGAGGTGCGTGTTGGTGTGAGGGACGAGAGCGTTACAGGCGGTGACGACGCCATTGTTGGTTTTGACTATGACTACGAGTTTGAGTCTGACGATTTGGCTTGCTTCAGAGGTCTCGTCTTGGATATTTCCTACAG GCCAGTTAATGTTGTTTGTTGGAAACGTGCAATTTGTTTGGAGTTCATGGAAAAG GCTGATGTTTTGGAATACTATGACCAGACTGTGAATTCTCCAAGTGGATCCTTCTATATTCCAGCAGTCTTGCGG GTTCCCCATTTATTGCAAGTTGTTAAGAGGAGAAGAATCAAGAACTCTTTGAGTCGTAAAAACATACTTTATCGGGACAATTACACTTGTCA GTATTGTTCATCCCACGAGAGTTTGACCATTGACCATGTTTTGCCCATATCCCGGGGTGGAGAATGGACGTGGGAAAACCTG GTTGCTGCCTGTGTAAAATGCAATTCAAAGAAAGGCCAAAAGACCGTAGAAGAAGCAAATATGAAGCTGAAAAAAACTCCTAAG GCTCCTAAAGATTATGATATACTTGCCATTCCTCTAACGAGTACTGCAATAAAGATGTTGAAACTGAGAAAGGGAACTCCTGAAGAATGGCGTCAATATCTGTCAAGTGAGCAATGA